The region TAATTCATCGCTTAAAAAAGCTGCAGCAATGGCTCGATCTCGTAGCTCAGTAAGTTCTTCTGGAGAAAGTGCTTCTAGGTCGCTTATCGTTAATTTTCCTTTGCTGATTAGCTGGTATATATTGTATCCCTTAACTATTTCAATAATACCTGAAGCACATAGTTGTTTAAATTTCTCAACCGTTAATTTTCCTTCTTGTAACAAGTCAATTACTCTAAAATTAAGTTGTTTAAATTCATCGCCGCTGAGATTAACTAGGTCTATTAATCGTAATTTTTCACTTTGAAATAAGTTTAATGGGTCATTTTCTTCTTCTAAGCTATTAATTCTTTCTATAAGTTTCGTCAATTTTTCTGAAAGCTGGTCCGTGCTTAATTTGCCTTCTCTTATTTCTTTAATAATTAACGAATGATACTGTTTTTTATTTTCTAATAATAAAGCAACTTCTTTAGTGAAAAGGAAAGGTTTAGTGCCTTGAGATAACTGAAGGTATCTACCTTGCTTTTCAAATTTGACATCATCTAAATTTTGAGCGGGTAAATTAAAATATTGAGCCATCATCATTGCAACTTGTTTTACTGGTGAAGCTTCCCTGTCAAGGGCTAGTTTATTTTTTTGAATACAATTAATCATGTCTTTATAAAAAGTACCTTCAGGAAAAGCATTTTCATCAATCGAAAAAATTTGCCAGTTTTTTTTATTTAATACGATATCTATCATGAGTAACCAAGTTGTTTCAATAAAAGGTGAGTCTGTAAATAACCCCATAGGTCTGTCTTCAGTGTAGACCTTAGCATTTAGTAGCCTAGAAAAGGTTTGTGTTCTTGCATCTGATGAGGGTTGATCTCGGAAAGCCTGTGTTTCATTTAAGAATTCACCAACCTCCATATCTAAGGTATCCCAAATTTCTTTCGACCATTTAGTATTTGTTTTTTCTCGAATCACATCGATAGCTTGCAATAAGGCATCAAAAGCAAAGTTTGGAATAGTGGAAATAAGTCTGCGGTGAGCTTCATCATGTAAAGTAAGAAAGAAAACCCGAGCGATAACTTTATGAAAAGAAGTTTCATCTTCTACGCCTGGATAGGCTGTTGATGCATAACGACCATAATTTCTAATAGAGCGTTCAATATCATCAATATTAAATCTGCCTAAACTTGCATAAAGTGATTTAGCATGGGTACCATAAATAGCTTTGGTTAGGGCGTCTCTCGCACCTGCACTAAATACAATTGTAGGGTAAAATTCCTCTTGCTCTTCTTTTTCTCCTTCTTCTAGCTCGTCTGTTAATTGTACATATGGAGTATATTCTGGCTCAATTACAGGCGTAGGCGATTTTAGTATTATTTTAATATTATTACTGAGCTGTAAAAGCCCATTAAGCCGCTTAGTATTTTCATCATTATTTTGCAGTAATGAGCGAGGAATGTTAACAACAAAAAAACATTGATCTGAACTAGGCTTTTCTTTAAGTAAACTTAAAAACCTTTCTTTTTCTTCCGAAGACAAAAAATGAGGTAATAGACTTCGAGCCTCTGGTGTTAATTGCTCATTTTTATCAAAAAACTGTCCAACTCGCACCTTATTGCGAGTAGCATCAGACGCAGCAAACCCTAATTTCATTTCTCTAAACTCAAGGATACTACCTAACTGCTCTCGTGGAATATTACCCTCTAAAAATGCATAGGCTGCAGCTCGAGCTAACTGATCAACATTTCCATTAAAATTTTTAATAAGAATTTGATCATAGGAACGGCCTTTAGCTAACTTAGCAACAAGCTCTTTAGCGCTCTCTAAATCTAAGTTAGTAAATTGAGGTAAATAAGCTCTAACAAAATCAGCCGTCTCTTTAGATTTAGAAATTAGTTCTTCAATATATGGGATTTGGGCAGACATATTTAATTTCGTTCTATAAAAAAAGAGAATAAATAAAATTTTAGCAAATTTTAGGCCTAATTACTAAGTTAATGCTCTTTTTGTTACATTTTTAACCTTATAAATAAGCTTAAGGATAGAATAAAAATCCATTATTTCTCACTATTTATATTTAAATTTCGTTTAGAAAAATAGGTTGTGTACTACATATGAAAATTTTTTTTCTTATTTAAGTTAGAAAATTATTATAAACAACTGGATCTCCCCTAAAAGCTGTGTTAGGCTAAATATGTGGCCGTTTCCAACAGGTCGGCAATCTCAAGGTTACCTCTTTATTGATATCCCTGCTAATTAGGCTAATACATTTGGTAACTAGCATTGGCAATGAAGCCTGTTGACGACAACTTTCCACGTTGATCTTCCTAATTAAATTATCTCGGAATCCCATTTCGTTTAAACAAACAATACATCAAGTGAGTAGTATGAATCTTAGAGAACTTAAGCAATTACCTATTGCCGATCTTGTTAACATAGCTCAGGAAATGGGAGTTGAAAATACTTCCAGCAAACGTAAACAAGATATTTTATTCGCAATTCTAAAAGCACACGCTAGTAAAGGTGAGGATATCCTCGGTGGAGGTGTTTTAGAAGTATTACCTGATGGTTTTGGTTTTTTACGCTCTGAAGACGACTCGTACTTAGCTGGCCCTGATGATACCTATGTATCGCCTAGTCAAATTCGCCGCTTTGGACTTAGAACCGGTGATACGGTTTATGGCAAAATTCGCCCACCAAAAGATAATGAACGTTATTTTGCTTTATTAAAAGTCGATCAAATCAATTTTGATGCACCAGACAGCACAAAACGTAAAATATTATTTGAAAATCTAACACCTCTCTTTGCAAATCAACGCCTAGTGATGGAGCAAGGTAATGGCAGCTCAGAAGACTTAACAGCTCGTGTTGTTGACTTGTGTGCACCTTTTGGCCGAGGCCAGCGTGGATTAATTGTTTCACCACCTAAAGCTGGTAAAACATTAATGCTCCAAAATTTAGCTCATTCCATTGAAAAGAGTTACCCAGACTGTCACTTAATTGTATTATTAATTGATGAGCGCCCTGAAGAAGTAACTGAAATGCAGCGTTCAGTTAAAGGCGAAGTTGTTGCAAGTACGTTTGATGAGCCTGCTAATCGCCATGTTCAAGTCGCCGAAATGGTTATTGAAAAAGCAAAACGTTTAGTTGAACATAAACGAGATGTTGTTATTTTACTTGATTCCATCACTCGTTTAGCTCGAGCCTATAATACGGTTATTCCTTCATCAGGCAAGGTTTTAACGGGTGGCGTGGATGCTAATGCTCTGCAAAGACCGAAACGACTTTATGGCGCTGCACGTAATATTGAAGAAGGCGGCAGTTTAACAATTATTGCTACAGCCCTAGTTGATACTGGCTCTAAAATGGATGAAGTTATCTACGAAGAGTTTAAAGGGACAGGTAATATGGAAATACACTTAAGCCGTAGTATTGCTGAGCGTCGGGTTTTCCCTGCAATTAATATTAATCGTTCAGGAACACGTCGTGAGGATCTCTTATTAAGTCCTGAAGATCTACAGCGTACTTGGATCTTACGTAAAATTCTCCAATCTATGGATGAGTGTGATGCAATTGAGTTCTTGCTAGAAAG is a window of Legionella busanensis DNA encoding:
- the rho gene encoding transcription termination factor Rho encodes the protein MNLRELKQLPIADLVNIAQEMGVENTSSKRKQDILFAILKAHASKGEDILGGGVLEVLPDGFGFLRSEDDSYLAGPDDTYVSPSQIRRFGLRTGDTVYGKIRPPKDNERYFALLKVDQINFDAPDSTKRKILFENLTPLFANQRLVMEQGNGSSEDLTARVVDLCAPFGRGQRGLIVSPPKAGKTLMLQNLAHSIEKSYPDCHLIVLLIDERPEEVTEMQRSVKGEVVASTFDEPANRHVQVAEMVIEKAKRLVEHKRDVVILLDSITRLARAYNTVIPSSGKVLTGGVDANALQRPKRLYGAARNIEEGGSLTIIATALVDTGSKMDEVIYEEFKGTGNMEIHLSRSIAERRVFPAININRSGTRREDLLLSPEDLQRTWILRKILQSMDECDAIEFLLERMKNHKTNAEFFDAMKRQE